The nucleotide sequence CCATCTGAGGGATCCCAGGGCCTCAGACACATACTTCTCACTTAAAGACAATATTACAGAGTGGTTAAGAGCAagattttggagtcagactgcctggattcagattctgactctgccacttgtATATTTCATGGCCTTGAGCTAATTACTTGACCTACAATGCTTTAGTTTCTGCatctgaaaaatgcaaataataaaagtAGCTAATCTCAGAGGGCTGTTGTAAGAATTATATTAGCTAATGCATGAAACACACTCTCCCCtacaagcacagtgcctggcacatggcagtaAAATGTTAAGTATTCTGTATCATGAGGAAGATCTGGGTCTTGGACGCATCAGCCTAGATTCCTGACAGCCACAAGAGAAGTAGAAACGCAGAGCAGAGGAtttcatggaaaaagaaagattaaagatCCATAAAACTGGCCTATAATTGGGTAGGAATCTGTGAAGTACAGTGATcaccttttgttcatttttctgagaGATGCTTCTTGCCCAAAATAGCACCACTTGCTTCCTCGGAGATCAGAGATTGCTTGGGTGCCACCACCTGCTCAGACTGTCTTCTACCCACCCCTGAGGACCTACCTCTAGTCTTTGCTCCACGATGGAGAAGATCCGTTCCACTCCAATGCTGAGCCCCACGCACGGCACCTTGCGCCCTTTGGGGTCAAACATGCCCACTAGCCCATCATAGCGCCCTCCAGCAGCCACACTGCCCACACCCAGGGGCTCTtcccctgcctgggctggggttTGCAGCAGCACTGCCTCATAGATCACTCCAGTATAGTAGTCCAGCCCTCGAGCAAGGCTCAGGTCAAAAGAGATCTGTGGAGACAGGGATATGGTCGATACTAGATTACAATCAGGGACCTGAAGCCCCAGAACTCAGCCAGGGCTCCCATCCCCAACTTGACGTACCTTGTCATCAATGCCAAACAGGGTCAGGTACTCAAACAGCAGCTTCAGGTCTCTCAGGCCTTCCAAGGCCTGCTTGTTTTGGGATAGTTTAGGATCCTGGAGCAGCTGCTCCACCAGGGACACCCCACCTGGGGAGACAGATTTATGAGTGAGACTGACtgacaaggagaagaaaaagggagtCCACCATTTTGCCTGGACTCTAACTGcacgtgcacatgtgtgtgcacacacatactctctctcccctacatatacacacaccccccaaAGAATTTCAACTTTAGGATTAAGGGCAGTGGGAtgctgctggggaggctgggtTCAGCTCCTCACCATGCTGCTGGATGTAGTCCCCAATGCGGTCAGCCACCTTGGGTGCAAGGCCCTTCTCTCCCACCATCTCATTCTTCACTTCATCCCAGGACACCTGGGCAGGCAGATACCAGTCAGAAACCCCCGGGCAGCTTCCCCACCACAGAGCAAGTGTCAACCCTTCCTGGGGAGCAGCCTTGGAGCAGTAGTAGCTACCCTCCAACCTGCATCCTGGGGCATAGCGGCAGGCACCTCTCTCTCCTAATCTGCTTGTCCATTTCTCAAGGCAGGGTGGGGATCTGGGAAAAGAAGAGTCAAGTGCTTGGGTCATTACCTTGTCCAGCTTGTCCACTGAGGAGCAGATGGTACGGAACTTACTGTCAGGAACACCACAGATGGCAAACATGCCATCTAGGATGCGCCGATCATTTACCTGTGGGGACCGAAGGCATAGTGAGGAGAGAATCTCTTTGCTTTACGTGACCCTCAGTAGCCTCAGTTGTTTAGGCTACTGGTCTCTCTGCATAAGGACCTTCTCCTGTGAGAGGCCAGACCCTACCTTGCCCTCCCAGCCCCATCAGCTCTGACCTTGACCAGGAAGTCACCTATCTGAAGTGAACTCAGGATCTCGCACATGATCTTCAG is from Eulemur rufifrons isolate Redbay chromosome 10, OSU_ERuf_1, whole genome shotgun sequence and encodes:
- the LOC138393079 gene encoding histidine--tRNA ligase, cytoplasmic isoform X6 encodes the protein MTERATLEELVRLQGERVRGLKQQKASAEQIEEEVSKLLKLKAQLGPDESKQKFVLKTPKDFDIAGQFDPMIPDAECLKIMCEILSSLQIGDFLVKVNDRRILDGMFAICGVPDSKFRTICSSVDKLDKVSWDEVKNEMVGEKGLAPKVADRIGDYIQQHGGVSLVEQLLQDPKLSQNKQALEGLRDLKLLFEYLTLFGIDDKISFDLSLARGLDYYTGVIYEAVLLQTPAQAGEEPLGVGSVAAGGRYDGLVGMFDPKGRKVPCVGLSIGVERIFSIVEQRLEALEEKVRTTETQVLVASAQKKLLEERLKLVSELWDAGIKAELIYKKNPKLLNQLQYCEEAGIPLVAIIGEQELKDGVIKLRSVASREEVDVRREDLVEEIKRRTSQSLCIC